From the Brachyspira intermedia PWS/A genome, the window TATAAATATTATTATTAATACAAAAATTATAGTTTTATTATTTTTCATTTTTTAATCCTTTTATATTTATTTTTTGATTTTTATTTAATTACTTTACGCAGTAATATTACTACATAAAGTAATTTTGTCAATACTGTTTATAGTAATTTTTCTATATTTTTATTATTTTTTATTGATTATTATAAAAAATATATATGATTATATTATTATTTAATAAGGTGTATTTAATAATGAAGATACTTTTAATAAAACAAACTTCTTTAGGCGATGTTTTGCATATGACGCCTGTTATAAGGGCATTAAAAAAATGGAAGCCTGACTGTACTATAGATGTTGTTACAGATAAAAGAGCTTTAGGAATATTAGAGAATAATCCTTATATAAATAAATTGTATGTTTTGGATATATACAAATATGAAACAGAGATATTTAAATCTCCTTTATTGTTTTTTTCAACTATAAAAGAATTCTTTTCGCATATAAAAGAAGTAAGAAAAGAGCATTATGATATAGCTATGGATTTGCAGGGACTTGAAAGGAGTGTGATATTTTTGTATTTATGTCATTCAAAAAAGAAATATGCTAAGGGTAAATGGCTAGGACTTAAAAGCAACTATTATAAAGATATAAATGCTATAGTGGGTTTATTATCTTTTTTGAAGTTTATAGACTGTCCAGATGACGGTACAGATTTAGACTATTTTTTACCTAAGAATATAGATATAGATTTTGCTGAAAGAATAAAAGATATAAAGTATTCAATAAACAGCAATTTTGCTATAAATAATGAGTATATAGTTTTTTCTCCATTTTCAAGATGGGATACCAAAGATTTATCAGTTAATAAATCAAGAGAGATAATAAAAGAAATACAAAAGTTAAAAGATATACAAATAATAGTTTCTGCCACATCTGATTATAATGAAAAATGTGATGAAATAGTGAAAGGTTTTGATAATGTATTAAATAGTTCAGGACTTTTTAATTTGCCTGAATTAGCATATCTTATAAGAAATTCAAAAGGAATGATAACGGTTGATTCTTTTCCTATGCATACTGGATGTGCATTTCAAAAACCGCTTATAGCAATATTCGGACCTACAAGTGAAGTTAGGGTAGGGCCAATAGCAAGAAATTCTGAAACTATAAGAGTAGAAAATTTAGAATGTGCAAGATGCTATAAAAGAAAGAACTGCCCTAATAATCATATATGTATAGAAAATATAGATGCAGAAGTTTTAGCAAAAAGATTTATAGAAAAACTTCAGTATTGATATAAAAAATATAAATTATATAATATGTATACATAAAGGGGGCTATTATGAAAATAACTTTTTTAGGTACAGGTACTTCCGATGGTGTTCCTATGATTGGATGCAAATGCAGAGTATGCAGAAGTAAAGACAAAAGAGATAAGAGAACACGTTCATCAATACTGATAAGACATAATGACAAAAATTATATAGTGGATACTTCTGCTGATTTTAGAGCTCAAATGTTAAGAGAAAAAGTTGATAGTCTTGAGGCTGTATTTTATACACATTCACATGCAGATCATACTTCAGGTATTGTGGATTTAAGATCATTAAATTTTATAATGCATACGGCAATAGATTGTTATGGAAATAAAGATACTATGGATACTTTAAGAGAGAAATATGATTTCTTTTTTAATCCTGTTCAATTAGGAGGAGGACTTCCTCAGGTTGTTTTTCATCATATAGAAAGTGAAATGATGTTTGATGATATAAAAGTTACTCCTATAGCTGTAAAGCATGGAGTACTTAATATATTAGGTTATAGATTCAATAATTTTACATATATCACAGATGCAAGCCATATAAGTGATGAGAGCTTGAAATTGATTGAAGGAACTGAAGTTTTAGTTTTAAATGGTTTAAGATACAGACAGCATCATACTCATTTATCTTTACAGGAATCTGTTAATATAGCTGATAAATTAGGTGTTAAAAAAGCTTATTTTACTCATATGACTCATGATGTTTTACATAAAAATTTAGAAAAAGAACTTCCTCCTAATATGTATCCTGCTTATGACGGACTTAGTATAGAAGTTTAATATTTGACATTATATTGTTTTTTTATATTATAATAATATAACATAATTCAAGAGAGAAGATTATGAAAAAATTAGTAGCATCATTATTTTTTATGGTATTCGTTAGTATAAATGCATTTGCTCAGCATGGAGGCGGTGTTGCTTTATTTGTACCATTAACAGGAAGTTTTGCTTTTGCTGATTTGAGAGGATTAGATAATAGTAAAATTGATATATTAAAAAGCAGTAGTTCATTCGATTTTGGAGTATTACTTCAACCAGGATATTTTTATGATTTCGGAGGATTATTAGGTTTTGATGTTTTAGCTGATATAGGATATTATAGAAGTTCTTATAAATACATAAATTCTCAAGATGCTAGAATAGTTTCTTATACATTTGATACTTTAAATACTGGTGCTATGTTTAGAGTTACTTTTTTAGTGCTTTCTTTAGGTATAGGAGCAGGGGCAAAAATACCATTAGCTGCTAATTTACAAGATGGTGATTATAATGCAAAATTAAATACTGATGAAATAAAAAAATCATTTACATCTGCCGTTATACCATATCTTAAATTTACTGTAGATTTTAAATATAATTTAAGCAGTTTTGCCGCTATTGCAGCAGGTTTATATTTCAATTATGATTTTGCTATGAATTATAAACATCCTAATTATTCAAGATATAATATACATTCTTTTGATTTTGGTGTGCAAATAGGTACTTATTTGGTTGGAACTAGTTATTAATTTATTGTAACAATAAGTTTATATTATATAGATAATACATAGGATATAAGTATGCTTAAAGAACTTTTACAGCCTGAAATAGAGGATTTAATAGAAGAAAAAGAGTGGGATGCATTAACAGATATACTTCCTTTATGGCAGGAGGTAGAAACAGCTAATCTCATCACTTCCCTAAAAAATGATGATAAATACAAAGTTTTTAGTATTCTTCCGCATGAGTATTATTATAAAGTATTTCCTGAACTTGCTCCTATAGATCAGCAGAGAATCATAGAAAATATGCAGGAAGCTGATATTAAAGACCTTTTGGAAAATATTAATCCTGATGACAGAACATATTTTTTAGCATCTATTCCTGAAAGTATGTCTGAAAATATATTAAAACTTTTAGGAAGTGAGGAGCGTGAAATAGCTTCATGGCTTTTAGCATATCCTGAAGGAAGTATAGGACGTTTAATGACGCCTGAATATATAAGCATAAAGCCGGATTGGACTGTAAGCGAAGCATTTGAATATGTTAGAAGCAATATAGCAGAATCAGAAACCTATACTACTTTATATGTTACAGATGCTAGAAGAACATTAATTGGCTCTATTGCTTTAAGAAAATTATTTTTTACAGACAAAAATACATTAATATCAGAAATTACTAATAATTGCCCTTATATATCAGTTTATGATGATCAGGAAAATGCTATTGATGTAATAAAGAAATATAATCTTCATTCTCTTGCCGTTGTTGATGATAGGCATTCTATGATAGGAATTGTTACAGTAGACGATATAATGGACATAGCAGAAGAAGAATATACAGATGATTTTCACAAAATGGCGGGAATAACTTCAAGTGAAGATCAATTTGATGATAATTTAAAAATTACGCCTATATCTACTCTTTACAAACAGAGGATATTATGGCTTTTAATATTAGTATTTATTAATATATTTTCAGGAGGTGTTATAGGTATATTCCAAAATACACTTCAAAAGCATATAGTTTTAGTTGTTTTTTTGCCTTTGCTGATAGGAAGCGGGGGAAATGCCGGAAGTCAGTCTGCTACACTTGTTATAAGGTCTTTAGCTATTGGTGATGTTGTATTAAAAGACTGGTTTTATATGCTTTCAAAAGAGGTATTAGTGGCATCTATGTTAGGTTTGAGTATGGCGCTTGGAGCTTATATATTAGGTGTCATAAGGG encodes:
- a CDS encoding glycosyltransferase family 9 protein — translated: MKILLIKQTSLGDVLHMTPVIRALKKWKPDCTIDVVTDKRALGILENNPYINKLYVLDIYKYETEIFKSPLLFFSTIKEFFSHIKEVRKEHYDIAMDLQGLERSVIFLYLCHSKKKYAKGKWLGLKSNYYKDINAIVGLLSFLKFIDCPDDGTDLDYFLPKNIDIDFAERIKDIKYSINSNFAINNEYIVFSPFSRWDTKDLSVNKSREIIKEIQKLKDIQIIVSATSDYNEKCDEIVKGFDNVLNSSGLFNLPELAYLIRNSKGMITVDSFPMHTGCAFQKPLIAIFGPTSEVRVGPIARNSETIRVENLECARCYKRKNCPNNHICIENIDAEVLAKRFIEKLQY
- a CDS encoding MBL fold metallo-hydrolase → MKITFLGTGTSDGVPMIGCKCRVCRSKDKRDKRTRSSILIRHNDKNYIVDTSADFRAQMLREKVDSLEAVFYTHSHADHTSGIVDLRSLNFIMHTAIDCYGNKDTMDTLREKYDFFFNPVQLGGGLPQVVFHHIESEMMFDDIKVTPIAVKHGVLNILGYRFNNFTYITDASHISDESLKLIEGTEVLVLNGLRYRQHHTHLSLQESVNIADKLGVKKAYFTHMTHDVLHKNLEKELPPNMYPAYDGLSIEV
- the mgtE gene encoding magnesium transporter, which gives rise to MLKELLQPEIEDLIEEKEWDALTDILPLWQEVETANLITSLKNDDKYKVFSILPHEYYYKVFPELAPIDQQRIIENMQEADIKDLLENINPDDRTYFLASIPESMSENILKLLGSEEREIASWLLAYPEGSIGRLMTPEYISIKPDWTVSEAFEYVRSNIAESETYTTLYVTDARRTLIGSIALRKLFFTDKNTLISEITNNCPYISVYDDQENAIDVIKKYNLHSLAVVDDRHSMIGIVTVDDIMDIAEEEYTDDFHKMAGITSSEDQFDDNLKITPISTLYKQRILWLLILVFINIFSGGVIGIFQNTLQKHIVLVVFLPLLIGSGGNAGSQSATLVIRSLAIGDVVLKDWFYMLSKEVLVASMLGLSMALGAYILGVIRGGFEIAAIVSISMFSIVFIGSVIGLCLPFILTKFNIDPAISGAPMLTSICDIVGTALYCSIATIAFVIFF